The following DNA comes from Mucilaginibacter jinjuensis.
AGCTCAAACCTAATGCCAGTTCAATTAAGGCATAGAGATATCCCCAGCTTTTAAACTTGCGGGCCACCACATCGTACATGGCATAACTATCGGCAAAGCCATCCAGATCGAGCATTTTAAAGAAAGAGAAGATCAGGAAAAAACCTGCCATAAACACCCGCATAGCCAGCATCCAATCAAAACCTAAAGCGGTTGAGCCGGCAATGAGTGCGATAGTTAGAATATATCCAAAGATTAATAAAATAGGCTTGTAGGTAGCTGCCCAGCTTTTAGGCTGATCTGCGTTTACAACAGGCATATCAACATGTGCATCGCTTAGCTGGTATTTAGGATAATCTTTCAGCGCGTTTTGCAGGGCTGTAGTCGCTACATGCTGATCCATCGCAACATGTGCCTCTCCTGCTGTTAGATCGATGTCTACTTGTTTAACTCCGGGTACGCCAGAGAGCAGGGTTTTCACTTTATATTCGCAACCGGCGCAAGTCATGCCAGTTACCTGATAGGTATGTTCCATTGTTTAATTTTATTGATGCTACAAATTTACAGCATGGGGCAGCCCGCAGCATTATAAAATTTGAGGATAGCTTTATAACATTTACAGTTCTTCGATATTACGGCGTTTGTTTGATTTAATGGCTTTAAAATAGCCCGGCGTTAAGCCGGTAACCTTTTTAAACTGGCTCGATAAATACGCTGTACTGCTGTAACCCATTTGGTAAGCAATTTCGGACAGGCTCAACTCATCATAAATCAGCAACTCTTTAATCCGCTCTATTTTTTGGTTGATGTAGAATTTTTCAATTGTACTACCCACAGTTTCAGAGAATAAGTTACTAAGGTAATTATACTCATAAGGCAACTTTTCTGTAAGATAGTCTGATAAGTTTACCTGTATGGGCTCTTTACTGTAGTGGACTAATTGAACAATGAGGTTCTTGATCCGCTCAACCAGGCGGCCTTTACGGTCATCTATCAGTTCGAAACCTAAATGGTGCAGTTCTTTATCAAGCGTGACTAATTGATCCGCATCAGCTTGTTCTGCTATCTCTACCTCTCCTAATTCTATATTGTTAACATGGTAGCCTTCGGCTTTTAGTAGGTTCTCAACCGCCATTATACAGCGTTTACAAACCATGTTTTTTATATGCAGCGTGCTCATAAGTTATAAACGTAAAGGTACAATTATCTAAATACGGATTTCTTAATTAACTTTAGCTCGAACCAATAAAGCCAGATGCCATACAGAAACCTCAAGCCAACGTACGGAAACTTCATTTTAATTTTTGTAGGGATCAAGATCCTCTTCAATCTGCTTGCCATCTCGCACTTTGGTTTTCACCGGGATGAGTTGCTGCATCTGGCCTTAGGCGATCATCTGGACTGGGGGTATAAAGAAGTCCCGCCGTTCATTGCTTTCCTGGCAGGTATTGTAAATCATGTATTCGGCAGTTCGTTAGTGGCAGCACGTGTTTTCCCTACGCTGTTTGCAGCCATGATGGTTTGGTTTACCGGCAAACTGGTAGTAGAATTTGGCGGCCGACGCTTAGCTATTACAATTGCCTGCTTAACATTGATATTTTCCCCCGCTTTTGCAGCAAGTGATTACCTTTTTCAACCCGTAATATTCGATCAGTTTTGGTGGCTGGTAACGGTTTGCCTGCTGGTTAAATACCTGCATACCCGCAATGTTAACTATATGTACCTGCTTGGTGTAGCTGTTGGTTTGGGTATCCTCACCAAATACACCATGGTATTTTTTGTGGTGGCTTTGGTTATCGGTTTGCTCATCAGCAAACAGCGTAAAGTACTTTGGAGTAAGCCTTTTTTAATTAGTGCGTTGATAGCGTTTATCATCGTGCTGCCTAACTTTATCTGGCAGTTAACACACCACATGCCGGTATTTACCCACATGTCTACCCTGCAAAAATATCAGCTTGATAAAAATGACCCGTTCGATTTTATTAAGCAACAGTTCCTGGTGCATGGCGTAGGTTTATTTGTGTGGGCAATTGGTTTGCTTTGTCTGTTTGGTTCTTATAAGCTGCGTAAATACATGTTTTTAGGTATAGCTTATTTAGTTGTGTTCGCCTTCTTATTAAAAATGAATGGCAAAGCCTATTACCTGTTCCCTGCATACCCCATGCTGTTTGCTGCCGGTGCTTATATGATAGAGCGTTGGGTAAAAACAAGCTGGAGAATTTTGCGAGGGGCAATTATTGTGTTTCTTACCTTGCCTAACTTGATCTTTTTCCCCATTGTATTGCCATTTTTAACATTGAATGAAACTTTAGCTTACACTAAATGGGCTATGGAGAAAATGCCTGCCCTAAACTTCATTGTAACCTGGGAAGATAAAAAACAACATCCGCTTACCCAGGATTATGCTGACATGTTAAGCTGGGAAGAAATGGTAGCCAAAACAGCCAAAATATACTTCAGTCTAACGCCCGAAGAGCAGGCGCATACCATCATTTTTGCTGATAATTATGGCGAAGGCGGTGCTTTCCAGCACTTCGGCCCAAAATATCATTTGCCAAGTATAATATGCCTTAACAGTAGTTTCGCACTGTGGGCTCCTGCCACTATGGCTCCAAAAAATATTATTTACGTGAGTGATGATAAAGATGTAAGTGACCTGAAACCTGTATCAGCCAGTATTGAATTAAAAGATGAAATAACCGATCCCTTAGCACGCGAATATGGCACCGGCATTTTCCTGCTTAAAGGCATGAAACCAGCGATTACTAAAATTTATGAGCAAAGTTTGAAACAAAAGCTATCAGAATGAATTTGATAATTAGCTAATTCGGCAATTTGTTGATTTGTCAATGCTTAGCTAAACAAATAATTCTGCAAATTCATTAATTCTATAAATTCTGGTTCAAAACAATGCGCGGACTAAAAACTATTATATTCTTAATCATCTCCAATACCTTCATGACCTTTGCCTGGTACGGGCACTTAAAATTCAAGGAATATTCGTGGGGCAAAAACTTAGGCCTCGTTTCAGTAATTCTCATTAGCTGGGGATTAGCTTTTTTCGAATACATGTTCCAGGTACCGGCCAATAAAGCAGGTTTTAAAGGTGATGGCGGACCGTATAGCCTTGTACAGCTTAAAACTATACAGGAAGCCATTACACTAACCGTTTTCATGATTTTCACCACTGTATTCTTCAAAACAGAGCGCCTGGGCTGGAACCATTTGGTTGGTTTTGGGCTGATTGTTTTGGCGGTGTTTGTGATATTTAAGAAATGGTAGGGCTTCAATTTGGCAATTCGGCAATTTGTTGATTTGTCAATGGCCTTTTATTTTGACATTGCGAGGAATGTAACGACAGCCTGTCCCGATGGTAATCGGGATGGCAATCTCGTAGCCATACAGATCGAATAAGCATTAGCTACGAGATTGCCACGCTATCGCTCGCAATGACAAAAATGGGTAAACAAAAAAAGGTGTTACACTTTCGCTTAACACCTTTCTTGTCCTTTATCCTTAATCCAAAAGTCTTTCAGTCCAACAACCTATCCCGCCATTGCGTTGATAATATCATACTGGGTAATAATCTCAATTTTACCGTGATCATCTTCTACCAATACTGCAATGTTTTCGCGGTTAATCATGGATGAAATTTTATCTATCGAGGTATTCAAATCAACAAACGGGAATGGCGTTGTGGTAATGGTTTTTACCGGGGCCGATTTTAGTGCGCCGTTTTCTAACAGGGCATCTAAAATATCACTCTCCGTAATTTTACCAATCACCATACCTTGTTGTGTTACCGGGATTTGTGAGATATTAAGCGTTTTAATGGTGTTTATAGCCTCCAGAACGGTTTTCTCTGAGTCGATGGTAACAATCTCTGACGTTTCTTTTTTCTTGATAATATCGCGTGCTGTTAGCTTTTCGTCTTTCAGGAAACCACGTTCGCGCAACCAGTCTTCGTTGTACATTTTGCCCAAATAGCGGGTACCGTGATCCGG
Coding sequences within:
- a CDS encoding heavy-metal-associated domain-containing protein; the encoded protein is MEHTYQVTGMTCAGCEYKVKTLLSGVPGVKQVDIDLTAGEAHVAMDQHVATTALQNALKDYPKYQLSDAHVDMPVVNADQPKSWAATYKPILLIFGYILTIALIAGSTALGFDWMLAMRVFMAGFFLIFSFFKMLDLDGFADSYAMYDVVARKFKSWGYLYALIELALGLSYALNLNPVVTNIVTIVVMAVSIIGVLQSVLNKKVIRCACLGSVFNLPMSTVTIIEDGLMIVMSGIMLVSML
- a CDS encoding helix-turn-helix domain-containing protein, whose amino-acid sequence is MSTLHIKNMVCKRCIMAVENLLKAEGYHVNNIELGEVEIAEQADADQLVTLDKELHHLGFELIDDRKGRLVERIKNLIVQLVHYSKEPIQVNLSDYLTEKLPYEYNYLSNLFSETVGSTIEKFYINQKIERIKELLIYDELSLSEIAYQMGYSSTAYLSSQFKKVTGLTPGYFKAIKSNKRRNIEEL
- a CDS encoding ArnT family glycosyltransferase; translation: MPYRNLKPTYGNFILIFVGIKILFNLLAISHFGFHRDELLHLALGDHLDWGYKEVPPFIAFLAGIVNHVFGSSLVAARVFPTLFAAMMVWFTGKLVVEFGGRRLAITIACLTLIFSPAFAASDYLFQPVIFDQFWWLVTVCLLVKYLHTRNVNYMYLLGVAVGLGILTKYTMVFFVVALVIGLLISKQRKVLWSKPFLISALIAFIIVLPNFIWQLTHHMPVFTHMSTLQKYQLDKNDPFDFIKQQFLVHGVGLFVWAIGLLCLFGSYKLRKYMFLGIAYLVVFAFLLKMNGKAYYLFPAYPMLFAAGAYMIERWVKTSWRILRGAIIVFLTLPNLIFFPIVLPFLTLNETLAYTKWAMEKMPALNFIVTWEDKKQHPLTQDYADMLSWEEMVAKTAKIYFSLTPEEQAHTIIFADNYGEGGAFQHFGPKYHLPSIICLNSSFALWAPATMAPKNIIYVSDDKDVSDLKPVSASIELKDEITDPLAREYGTGIFLLKGMKPAITKIYEQSLKQKLSE
- a CDS encoding DMT family protein, with amino-acid sequence MRGLKTIIFLIISNTFMTFAWYGHLKFKEYSWGKNLGLVSVILISWGLAFFEYMFQVPANKAGFKGDGGPYSLVQLKTIQEAITLTVFMIFTTVFFKTERLGWNHLVGFGLIVLAVFVIFKKW